The stretch of DNA CAGGATCGTTTACTCCCCGATATTATGAAAGCCCTTCTTGAAAAGCGCTCGTTTCGCATTCGCAGCCCTCAGGCCGTTCGTCCCTGGCAGCATGTATTAGAACCACTCAGCGGCTATCTCATACTGGCTGAAAAGCTTTATACCAATGGCCCGGAATATGCGGAAAGCTGGAACTTCGGGCCATCAGATGGTGATATCAAAACTGTATCCTGGATCGTGGAATATATCGGCCAAAGGTGGGGCCAGGGCATACGCTATGAATTGGATAATGCCCGTCACCCGCACGAGGCCAATTATTTAAAGCTTGATTATTCAAAAGCTAAAATGAGATTAGGATGGACACCGCGGTTGAGTATCGAGCAGGCCCTGGAGCTTACTCTGGACTGGTATCGAGCTTATCAAAGTGATCCGTCATCTGTTTGCAAACTTACGGAATCACAAATCAATCATTATCATTCTTTGGTGGTGAGGACATGGGAAACAAACAATGCCGTTTTTGTGCTCAGCCATTAAGGTATTCTTTTGTTGATTTGGGAATGTCTCCCCTTTCGAATGCTTATTTGAAGGAGGAAAATTTACAGGACATGGAGCGATTCTATCCGCTCCATGCCTACGTGTGTGAAAGCTGTTTTCTGGTTCAGTTGGAAGAATTTGAAAGCCCGGAAAATATTTTCCGTGAATACGCCTATCTTTCTTCTTATTCCGATACCTGGTTGAAGCACGCTCAAAACTACACGGAACTGATGATTCAGCGCTTTGGATTGAATCCCCCGCAGCTCGTAGTCGAGTTGGCCAGTAACGATGGTTATCTTCTTCAATATTTCAGGGAAAAGGGGTTCACTGTTTTGGGGGTGGAACCCGCAGTGAATGCAGCCAGGGTGGCGGAAGAAAAGGGGATCCCTACCGTGACCGGATTTTTCGGCGCAAAAGCGGCCAGGGAACTGACTGAGGAAGGCAAACAGGCTGATTTACTCGTGGGCAACAATGTGCTGGCCCATGTACCTGATCTCAATGATTTTGTAGAAGGAATGAATATTATCCTCAAACCTGCGGGCGTGATTACCCTGGAATTTCCTCACCTTGTGCAATTGATGGCAGGGAGGCAATTCGACACTATTTACCATGAACACTTCTCCTATTTTTCATTCACCACCGTGGAAAAGGTATTCGATGCTCATGGGCTTACCCTGTTTGATGTGGAAGAGCTGCCTACTCATGGCGGATCCCTGAGGATTTACGCCCGGCATAAGGAAGATACATCCAGGTCCTTAACCGAGCGGGTCGCCGGGTTAAAGCGCCGGGAGGAGGCTTT from bacterium encodes:
- a CDS encoding class I SAM-dependent methyltransferase; this translates as MGNKQCRFCAQPLRYSFVDLGMSPLSNAYLKEENLQDMERFYPLHAYVCESCFLVQLEEFESPENIFREYAYLSSYSDTWLKHAQNYTELMIQRFGLNPPQLVVELASNDGYLLQYFREKGFTVLGVEPAVNAARVAEEKGIPTVTGFFGAKAARELTEEGKQADLLVGNNVLAHVPDLNDFVEGMNIILKPAGVITLEFPHLVQLMAGRQFDTIYHEHFSYFSFTTVEKVFDAHGLTLFDVEELPTHGGSLRIYARHKEDTSRSLTERVAGLKRREEAFGIADLNTYQNFAERVKETKRKILDFFISVKGEGKRIAGYGAPAKGNTLLNYCGIGTDFLDYTVDRSPHKQGHFLPGTHIPVEHPDKVRETKPDYLVILPWNLKDEIMTQMNSIRDWGGKFVVLIPEVEVIS